Proteins encoded together in one Psilocybe cubensis strain MGC-MH-2018 chromosome 8, whole genome shotgun sequence window:
- a CDS encoding G2-specific protein kinase nimA: protein MSSPSFLANYEPLDVIGNGSFGIIRKVRRKSDGVLFARKELNFERMTERDRKQIVAEVNILKDLHHDHIVRYHDRYVDRDAGILYILMEYCGGGDLSAVIKQAAKQNRPIPEDTIWHYFLQILHALHHCHHPNGHTRSSSGSGSSLDAEGASRRVQILHRDLKPDNVFLDENNTVKLGDFGLSKALAQASFASTYVGTPYYMSPELMQEKAYDSKSDIWSLGCLIYELCALKPPFHEAKTHSELSIFIRNGRIPPLPRGYSQALTSVIKSMLNLNASAMSTSSHHPAMRPSAAQLLQHERLELVNKVSEAEKMLATVKAHRAAVTAKERDVLAREHRLAAVLTAKDHEIAQLQHAVSQLQSQLTSTTAQAQGAYQYTRHDLEHAAKQAVGRREEELRVLVMKREEEVAAAIAKREEEIMDAVRARESEIDRACVAREEAVRREVDERVRWVVERERVLREEERRIEGVRREVEEARRRAEAGVGKGRKDKNPLEEVMNVLAQVTPSQPRRRKLDPQPTPRANGNKTTTSSSHQHSASNSSTSSSSTSSSSSNDATASANTAAALETPTASRPFAIYSADFMPVSAMKGVVLTSTGETLATPSPAELVSLFARSPKVGLDFGKIFSRDEGGGSGGGSSSSGQQGQGQSQSQIPQPQLKQTTTCQSQQSQQQQRVTMQYDDEELDSPPPSPSARKEREREREKRDMNGMSSAPPPPTRIRRPSIRTSARSAPARTSGFPPSTASSSSSSSDSSSGNSHSNSSHTATHGNGNAATSNANTNTNTNTNTNGKQKQKQKQNPKPLPHPHLRPSRSGSNLAAARAAAHAAAAAGRVPLPPAPVYDLADEDNLPSPFIKRTMGRTQSYPVVGSNGSGSGSASGSGSASNQHTTSASAAAAAAESSSKTKRRGSSGLLLRAVAAANSAGRTRSAGAGAGLGSPLMDEEGAEGGVSFPPAVPEPGQGMGEGARPSLASARKASEEARKALLRS, encoded by the exons AtgtcctccccctcctttcTTGCAAATTATGAACCCCTCGACGTTATTGGGAATGGATCCTTTGGAATCATCCGCAAAGTGCGCCGGAAATCGGACGGTGTG CTGTTTGCGCGGAAAGAGCTGAACTTTGAGAGGATGACGGAGCGGGATAGGAAGCAAATAGTTGCTGAAGT AAACATCCTCAAAGACCTACATCACGACCACATTGTGCGATACCACGACCGTTACGTCGACCGCGACGCTGGAATACTCTACATCCTCATGGAATActgcggcggcggcgaccTCTCCGCCGTCATCAAGCAGGCCGCGAAACAGAATAGGCCGATCCCGGAAGACACCATCTGGCACTACttcctccaaatcctccatgCACTCCACCACTGTCACCACCCAAACGGACACACACGCTCCTCTAGCGGCTCCGGTTCCTCGCTTGATGCAGAGGGCGCCTCGCGCCGTGTCCAAATTCTACATCGAGATTTGAAACCCGACAATg TTTTCTTGGACGAAAACAATACAGTGAAGCTGGGAGACTTTGGATTGTCGAAAGCACTCGCACAGGCGAGTTTTGCTAGCACTTATGTTGGG ACACCGTATTACATGTCCCCCGAACTCATGCAAGAAAAGGCATACGACTCAAAATCCGACATCTGGTCTCTGGGCTGCCTCATATACGAGCTCTGCGCGCTCAAACCACCCTTCCACGAAGCCAAAACCCACTCCGAACTGAGCATATTCATCCG CAACGGGCGGATCCCACCGTTACCCCGCGGATACTCGCAGGCGCTTACGTCGGTCATCAAGTCGATGCTGAATCTTAACGCAAGTGCCATGTCGACATCCTCTCACCAC CCCGCCATGCGTCCTTCCGCCGCGCAGCTCCTCCAACACGAACGCCTCGAGCTCGTGAACAAGGTCTCAGAGGCCGAAAAGAT GCTCGCGACGGTGAAAGCCCACCGCGCAGCGGTGACCGCGAAAGAACGCGACGTTCTCGCGCGCGAACACCGTCTCGCCGCCGTCCTCACCGCCAAAGACCACGAAATCGCGCAACTGCAACATGCTGTCTCGCAGCTGCAGTCGCAGCTCACATCCACTACAGCACAGGCACAGGGGGCGTACCAGTACACGCGGCACGATCTCGAGCACGCAGCAAAGCAGGCAGTCGGgcggagggaggaggagctaAGGGTGTTGGTGATGAAGCGAGAGGAGGAGGTCGCTGCGGCAATTgcgaagagggaggaggaaattATGGATGCTGTCCGTGCGCGAGAGAGCGAGATTGACCGTGCGTGTGTGGCGAGAGAGGAGGCGGTGCGGCGGGAGGTGGATGAGCGGGTGCGGTGGGTTGTTGAAAGGGAGAGGGTGctgagggaggaagagaggaggATCGAGGGGGTCAGgagggaggtggaggaggctAGGAGACGCGCTGAGGCGGGTGTTGGAAAGGGCCGCAAGGATAAGAACCCGCTGGAGGAGGTCATGAACGTTCTGGCGCAGGTTACACCTTCGCAACCGCGGCGACGGAAACTCGATCCTCAACCCACTCCCCGTGCCAACGGCAATAAAACAACAACGTCATCATCACATCAACACTCTGCTTCGAACTCCagcacatcctcctcctccacctcttcgtcctcgtcgaatGACGCAACTGCAAGCGCAAACACCGCCGCGGCGCTCGAGACGCCCACGGCTTCCCGTCCATTCGCGATCTATTCTGCAGATTTTATGCCAGTATCTGCGATGAAGGGCGTGGTGCTGACTTCTACAGGAGAAACGCTTGCTACGCCGTCGCCTGCAGAACTTGTCAGCTTGTTTGCACGCTCGCCGAAGGTGGGTTTGGACTTTGGCAAGATCTTTTCGCGGGATGAGGgaggtggaagtggaggtggcagcagcagcagtgggcagcaggggcaggggcagaGTCAAAGTCAAATACCGCAACCGCAGTTGAAGCAGACCACGACATGTCAGTCACAACAgagccagcagcagcaaagaGTCACAATGCAatatgacgatgaagagctGGATAGTCCTCCACCCAGCCCGAGTGCGcggaaggagagggaaagggagagggagaaaagGGACATGAACGGGATGTCATCAGCTCCTCCGCCCCCGACGAGGATACGCAGGCCGTCGATTCGGACGTCCGCACGGTCAGCGCCTGCCAGGACGAGTGGATTCCCGCCTTCGActgcgtcgtcgtcgtcgtcgagttCGGATTCGTCGTCGGGGAACTCGCACTCGAACTCGAGTCATACGGCCACGCATGGGAACGGGAACGCGGCCACCTCCAACGCGAATACGAATACGAATACGAATACGAATACGAATGgaaaacagaaacagaaacagaaacagaatcCTAAGCCACTGCCCCACCCGCACCTGCGCCCGTCTCGCTCGGGATCGAACCTGGCCGCTGCGCGCGCGGCGGCgcatgcagcagcagcagctggCCGTGTGCCCCTTCCGCCCGCACCCGTGTATGATCTCGCAGACGAGGACAATCTCCCGAGCCCGTTTATCAAGCGGACGATGGGGAGGACACAGTCGTATCCTGTTGTGGGCTCTAATGGGAGCGGGAGTGGGAGTGCATCTGGGAGTGGAAGCGCGAGCAATCAACACACGAcgtctgcttctgctgctgctgctgctgcggagAGCTCGAGCAAAACGAAGCGGCGGGGTAGCAGCGGGCTACTGTTGCGCGCGGTGGCGGCTGCGAATAGCGCCGGGCGGACGAGAAGTGcaggagcgggagcggggCTGGGATCGCCTTTAATGGACGAGGAGGGCGCGGAGGGTGGAGTGAGTTTCCCGCCTGCTGTGCCCGAACCTGGGCAAGGGATGGGGGAGGGTGCGCGGCCTTCGTTGGCGAGTGCGCGCAAGGCGAGTGAGGAGGCGAGGAAAGCGTTGTTGAGATCGTGA